DNA sequence from the Malus sylvestris chromosome 10, drMalSylv7.2, whole genome shotgun sequence genome:
TTACATTTTAGGATGAGAATTAAATCAATCAACTTTTCAAATAGATTATGTAACCATAAACAAAGTTTTGTATTACTTACTATGTTCCCACAATCCTTCTTGTGTTTCCTTGAGTTTGATCAACTCTAAATATTCTTGCCATACCAAAATCGGCAATTTTTGGGTTCATTTCCCCATCTAACAATACATTACTCGCTTTAAGATCGCGATGTATGATTTTAAGCTGTGAATCATGATGGAGATAGAGAATCCCTCGAGCAATCCCGTTGATAATCTTGTATCTGCTTGGCCAGTCCAAATTCACTTGATTCCCGGAGTCTATGTAgacatttgaaaacaaagattttcCTTGGTTTGTTACAAATCCAAGTGTAATCCAACAGCATACGAGATCACACATGATACCTATATCTGATTAGAAGGGTACATACCATATAGAAAGTGGTCAAGGCTTTTGTTCTGCACAAATTCGTAAATAAGTATCTTCTCTGCACCTTCGGAGCAAAATCCTAGTATCCTCACTAAGTTTCTGTGTTGAAGCTTAGCTACCAAAACAACCTCATTCTTAAATTCCTCACCGCCTTGCCCGGATCCCCTAGACAACCTCTTCACGGCTACTTGTTGCCCATCAGGAAGTGTGCCCTGAAAACATTTTAACCAGTCATTACAAGCATCAAATTGAGATTTCATGACATCAACTTATTACATTGCTCTAGCCAACTTAGCTACGCCCAGCTCTGGAACTCTGGCATATTAAAGTCataaaatttgctatgtgaaaATCACAACCTTGTAGACCTCACCAAAGCCACCCTTCCCTAGCTTGTTATGAACAGAGAATTTGTTTGTGGCTGCTTCAATTGTGCCAAAACTAAACTGCAATGACTCGACAGCATTTATTTCCTTCCCCACTGCGTACACAATCAAGAACAGAAATTTATTAATCTTGATTTAGTAAAATAATGAGAATGATCCAGAATCAAATCGATTAGgagataaaattatataatttcACTGGATCGggaaaagaatatataaacttCTATATTTACCATCTTGTTCTTGTATCACATTGTACTTTTTCATCGCTCTTCTTCCAAAGAAAAGGCAGCCTACCAAGGAAAGCAATATGGCAATTGAAACAACAATCGCCACTATGATCCATGATGAGATTTGTTCATCATTTCCTAAACAAAATAATATTCTTTTTAGTACACAAATGTATGTGTAAAAATTCTAAACACTTTACTGCCTtgtataaattaaatttacctTGAGACCTTGGAACTGAGCCTGGAAGCTGAGGTGGAGGAGGAAGAGGTGGTGGTGTTGGCGGAGGTGTGGAAGTGTCAAGGTTATAAAATAGATACGATTCATATCTAATATTACAACTAGGAAACAGAACTCTTCCCCCTTTCCTCCCGTCACAGCATTTCGGTAAAAGTTCAATAGCTCCGCGAAGACACTGATCACAATCGGTGCTTGATAGGTCAGGCGTGCACTGCACAAGGCTGAACAGCTGCTCAAGCCCATACCCATCAAAGATTTCTTGTTTCATTGCCAACTTTTTAGCACCGGTCTCTGCATTTGCAGCTACCGGCACCAGGCCAGTGACAGTTTCAGCCACCAGTTGGTTAAACCGCTTTGGTTCTGTAGCATTCAACGGGTTCCAGAAATAAACAGAAGGGCTTTCATCCATTTTTCGGAAGAAAGACACGTTTCCGTAGCGTAACATGCACTCAAAGTACCATAACAGTGTCACTTTTCTGAAGGGGCAGTACTTCTGAACTGCTTCTGTGGCCGCAGTAGTAACACAATCTTGGCACACGCTGGATGTGAGATCGCCGCGACATAGAAAAGCACCGTAAACTACAGAGTTGGAGTCCTGAGAGCCGGTGGAGGTGTAGTAGTATCCGGTGTCAATTGTTGCATTGGAGGTAAGAGAAGAGAGGAGAAGATTAAGGTTTGAATGgtaggtgctgttttgagtgaaAGTGGTTGTGTTACAGATATGGTTGCTGTAAACTGGGGCAGCTTCACTAGTACGGCTGAGGCTAAGAAAGCCGATTAACACAAGAGTCGTGAACACATTGAGATTGATGGAAACCATTGTGATCATATGTCAGTTCCTTGTGCCTACCTTGTATAAGAAAGGTTTAAGTGAGCTGATATACCTTTAATCCGTTTGACGGTTTCTTCGTCATCGCCTTCTTCTTTTGGCTTTTTAAAGTGATCTGTTCATGATTGAAATGTAGCCATGAATTGACAGGAGTGTTTGAACCGGCGGACAAGTTTTGTCCTACTAGTTGAGTCGACTGGAAATTTTAGCCAGAGAGTTTttgcctttttttcttctcctcaAATATTCAGCAATTacatctttgattttttttttcttttctttttacaaGGCTACAACTACTGAACACATCCAACTAATGCTTTCAAGACTTCCTTAGTCTTCAGCGTTTTGGAAAAGGTTCCTCCTTCTTGGGTCTCGGTTGAAGCTTCTTTGATTACCTACCCCTTTATGTTTTTGTTACACAAAATAAATTTACAATGTACTAAAATAATTATGGATTTGCAGAAACGAACACAATCTTCCATTTCTGCTCTATGTACGTCTATACGTTATAAATAatacatgaaaataaaaaatagaatgtACAATTTGAGGAAGATGCTTGAAAATGATGAGAgtatcaaaatatttaattcTGTTATTACAGACTGAATGACTCACTAAACCATGTCAATCACATTATGTGGAAAATCAATGAAACATCCCAAccccattttatttaaaaattgttttaaaaccttaattggtgagcccgtggggcccaccttgttttattttatttatttccgGTCTCCTCTCCTCTATcagttctctcttctccctcacctctcccgcaactctctctccctcactctctcGGCTCTCTCTATCTCAACCCATCCGAGAGTTTTTCTTACCTAAAAACATCACCATCGTCTTTATCTCGTCGCTACGAACTCAACCATAGTATTGGCATCTTGAAAGTCGAACCATGAAGCCCCGTACAAGAGCTCCGGCGAGCACCGCCCATTTCGAggccatttccggccaaaccactgcTAGTTGGCCGGCTtgtaaggtatcaatctcttcttcTCGTCGATtaatacaactttcctttttgtttcactcaatttcgttgaatattgaagaagttatactcatttgaatcttatccagtttccggcgagtccgacggctttcgaggcatttttcgtccaaaccacggcgagttagacttcgtgtgaggtaccattctcttcgtctcttcaagggctacaacttttgtttttgtctcgcttgatttcgttgagtagtgaCAAATTTATAGCCGTTTAAAGTTGGGTGGTTTACCGGCCGAATTTCCGACCTTCTTCTTCGGCAAAACCCCAGGCCTTTCAGGCCATTTAGAACACCACGGGCCTTAGCCCGTTTTGGACCAACCCAGTACCCCAGCCCACAtccattttatttttagttatgtGTTTTTAAAACCCAAAGGCTCGGGCCTTGTTTAGAATGGCCTTGGGCCGGTTTTTGGTTAAGGGGCTCTAAGCCCAGCCCTTTTAATAAGGCCTTAGGGCctttgtgtgtatgtgtgtgcatAGTGAGGGCCTGCCTTTGTGcagcccgtgtgtgtgtgtgtgtgtgtgggtttgggtttaagcccaaacccctcTTCTTCACCCTAAAGCAttttcaccctaaacccttttaacccaaaaaccttagaattccaaaacccaataaatcctaatcttatttaacctaaacctaaaccttaATCCGGATTTTAAGCCCCgttagacctaatttgaccgttgacccccggtcaatgttgactttttgggtttttgtccaggacccttcttagggtaattcgacgttctgaatcagtttccaatgtccgtttttccaaattcaatttctattatatagttttatttattggactATTTactgtgcttaggggcaattattgtgacgtttccgtcttcgctagtggcgcagCGTTTGAcaactaagtactgtgagtggaccccttatAAAATtacgtgatttgataatttaattgcataaatgattagcatgcctacgaatttatgatttgatttatgtgaagcctgctgatttaatatattgattatcgTCTCGTATTTTgatgaggaattaattgttagcctatattgagctatattttaatatttcatattttctataaaaaccatgaactggtagactatctgatagatgacgataggatgctagaacatgtttttgaaCCCTTCTTTATAGTGTAGACGATGATCGGTAATCTatgctatgaagtggttatttatgagatgCGTAAATATTTGTGTGTACCTAGTAGACACTATGCCgtctggggcgaggatctggtgttggcatgtaggccgggagaaataatccctagcgaaatgctgagggacacggagacaggcattgggccgggagggagttatctctggctacgggcacagagatTGAGGTGCAGGCActgggccgggagttatatttatttagtgatctttctagcagcacaccgcgtttacgagacgatttatgatgcgtttactgttttgatttctGCGATGAGTTTCCGCGATAtggcttttgagatatttttgggcatgctaggatttttattaaatccatcatttattatgctagtagttttcattatataaactttgggggttagtatgttgataactgttttattattattatatatataaacttggtccactcacctttgttttgcgtccccattcaggacttagaatcaagaCACCTAATCCCGACGTGAAGGCTCTTCCGCAGCAGCATCTTCGGATCCTCTCGATGTAGAACTcacttctttattcattcaattttatcttaattctttttaatgattaggtttagttgtatgctctgagcacgttcctaaaattattaattcttcgtattttaaatttctaacccttatttatttcttatgcttagcttttgtatcaattaatggctttcgtcacccttgggtgtcggccagcacgtgtctatcctggtattcagggaatatcagggtcgggacATGTCAATCAAGATATTGAAGAAACTCAGAATACATATTACGCTAGCAAATGGTACCCGCGCGTTGCTGCAGGTTTGAAACATTGTTGAAGATGTAGAAAATCTCGAAAATGGGTCAAATTGTAGTGTTTAGATATATATCGGGTGTTCCTTACCATCATAAATTACATGACAAAAATTGTGGAGCTGGTACGCCATCCTCGgttgttgtttttcaatagcCATGGCCCAATCTCAAAGAGAGTTTTATGTTTTCATACAAAGTTCAAAAAAATGAAGTTTGTTCCACTAAAGACACCCAAATTCATAACTGTGTAAATGGCGCCTTCTTCATTTTGTATGTCACCGGTGAACTgaaaatcaaaagaagaaaaaattaaaaacagaatTTGATTACTCATGAATGAAATCACCTTAAATTGCATATGAATCACCATAGATTCAGGTTCTTGCATCATTAGTTTTTGTATTCCACCCGTCTAAATACAATTGCCTATTCTTTCCCATAATGTCAGTTCTATCATAGTTGAATATATGCTTGACATGTATTCAATGTCTAACGAACGATTACCACATGATAAAATGATTACATGAAAGAGTCTCCCCCCTAAAGCCCTCCTGACAACCTCACCCCAAGGCATCCCCTTCCGACCTAACCCCTTGCATacacctaaaacttaaaactcaaTTTCAGTCCCGTCATAGTTGAATATACACTTAACGTGTATTCAACGTCTAATAAACGATTACCATGTGATAAAATGATTACAGAAAAGAATCTCTCCCCTAAAGCCATCCTAACAAC
Encoded proteins:
- the LOC126585178 gene encoding cysteine-rich receptor-like protein kinase 25, translating into MITMVSINLNVFTTLVLIGFLSLSRTSEAAPVYSNHICNTTTFTQNSTYHSNLNLLLSSLTSNATIDTGYYYTSTGSQDSNSVVYGAFLCRGDLTSSVCQDCVTTAATEAVQKYCPFRKVTLLWYFECMLRYGNVSFFRKMDESPSVYFWNPLNATEPKRFNQLVAETVTGLVPVAANAETGAKKLAMKQEIFDGYGLEQLFSLVQCTPDLSSTDCDQCLRGAIELLPKCCDGRKGGRVLFPSCNIRYESYLFYNLDTSTPPPTPPPLPPPPQLPGSVPRSQGNDEQISSWIIVAIVVSIAILLSLVGCLFFGRRAMKKYNVIQEQDVGKEINAVESLQFSFGTIEAATNKFSVHNKLGKGGFGEVYKGTLPDGQQVAVKRLSRGSGQGGEEFKNEVVLVAKLQHRNLVRILGFCSEGAEKILIYEFVQNKSLDHFLYDSGNQVNLDWPSRYKIINGIARGILYLHHDSQLKIIHRDLKASNVLLDGEMNPKIADFGMARIFRVDQTQGNTRRIVGTYGYMAPEYAIHGLFSVKSDVYSLGVLILEIVTGKKNTNFYNSDNGEYLLSHVWRHWRDGTPLELLDVNLRDSYSRSEVIRCIHIGLLCVQEDPDQRPKMQKILLMLSSYSLSMPSPQKPAFFLHSRTDLNMPPMTCSSSDQPASNSLSLSVNEASITELYPRQ